Proteins encoded together in one Papaver somniferum cultivar HN1 unplaced genomic scaffold, ASM357369v1 unplaced-scaffold_21, whole genome shotgun sequence window:
- the LOC113339610 gene encoding uncharacterized protein LOC113339610 encodes MDLLVSLRFRMDKSWMSTDRTKKRYREGVAAFLRYAVNHLKEEGETYDEFLMLCPCKNCLNLCACSVGDVEDHLFVNGIDQTYTIWNKHGEKDEAITSSKPVNVNNGMHAEFEMGTPTDAPDEDFGMGTPTDAPDTIDMMQAAEEFADDPIKFKKLLENAEKPLYEGCPNFTKLSAIVQLFKLKSKHGASDMFFNELLPLLKDMLPKEGYTKIHACINNCILYWNEYKDEKVCPTCKEPRWKVDRDGKVYENVPAKVLWYFDIIPRFQRLFQSKHTAKDLIWHDTTRNKDGVLRHPADSHAWREIDNNFPEIKGDPRNLRLAVSADGVDVNTDGAPGNNIDVFLEPLVKDFQFLFEKGKRTWDAYSQEMFTLRAVVLWTINDYPALGTLCGCRYAGYHGCVVCRKKTHSIRLHDSNKNVYVGYRRFLPYEHPFRRQKGAFGGKQERETAPEPMTGEEIYEENVGQSLVGTLLHNGNTKDGLNARKDLVRLGLKSELHPKTDDKGTILPAACYTLTTEEKDIFLETLSELRVPEGSISAKEIMVEELDKLQEDLCVTLCLLEKEVKLCGPVCFRWMYPFERCMKVIKGHVRNKNQPCGCIAEENVAEETIEIYCEYHKSIRTIGIPLDRHNTSQEGEPLSAEEPCIATPEQLRQAHFYVMQNTPEIEPYIDRHKLYLETNYSTKKRAWLEKEHSNTFGAWLKNEVEKELADDRESISENLRWISHGPLYEVTKYTVYRINGYLFRTRSRDGRIHQNSGVSVAANDMHISRDDDVTYGKASYYGVLQEIWELDYCERKVHLFKCNWVDNKRGVKRDALGYKIVDLTMLGYKNDPFILASQAKQVFYVKDQLDKKKSIVFVTPPKNYRDDDGNDEEFSTVIFSANDNILPSVDPQDLGKESRNDYF; translated from the exons atggatctactGGTCTCTTTGCGTTTCAGAATGGATAAATCCTGGATGAGTACTGATAGAACGAAGAAACGTTATAGAGAAGGAGTTGCGGCGTTTCTGCGGTATGCTGTCAACCATCTCAAGGAGGAGGGTGAGACATATGATGAATTTCTTATGTTGTGTCCGTGTAAAAATTGTTTAAATCTCTGTGCATGCTCCGTTGGCGACGTAGAAGATCATTTATTCGTAAATGGAATCGATCAAACGTATACTATTTGGAATAAGCATGGGGAAAAGGATGAGGCAATAACTAGTAGTAAGCCAGTTAACGTCAACAATGGTATGCACGCTGAATTTGAAATGGGAACTCCCACTGATGCTCCAGACGAAGATTTTGGAATGGGAACTCCCACTGATGCTCCAGACACTATAGATATGATGCAGGCTGCAGAAGAGTTCGCAGATGACCCTATAAAGTTTAAAAAGTTACTTGAAAATGCTGAAAAGCCCTTATACGAAGGATGTCCCAACTTCACAAAGTTGTCTGCAATTGTGCAGTTGTTTAAGTTGAAGAGTAAGCACGGTGCATCAGACAtgttttttaatgaattgttacCCTTGTTAAAGGACATGCTTCCCAAAGAAG GGTACACAAAGATACATGCATGTATCAACAACTGCATTCTTTATTGGAATGAGTACAAGGATGAAAAAGTGTGTCCTACTTGTAAAGAACCCAGATGGAAAGTTGACAGGGATGGTAAAGTTTACGAGAATGTTCCAGCAAAGGTATTGTGGTACTTCGACATCATCCCAAGATTTCAGCGGCTGTTTCAATCGAAGCACACAGCAAAAGATTTGATATGGCACGATACCACTAGAAACAAAGACGGTGTTTTACGTCATCCGGCAGACTCACATGCTTGGAGAGAGATAGATAACAATTTCCCAGAAATTAAAGGTGATCCAAGAAATCTGCGGTTAGCTGTTTCGGCTGATGGAGTTGATGTAAACACAG ATGGTGCGCCTGGAAACAACATCGATGTCTTTTTAGAACCTCTTGTTAAAGATTTTCAATTCTTATTTGAGAAGGGAAAGAGAACATGGGATGCATATTCCCAAGaaatgtttactctacgtgcagTTGTTTTGTGGACGATAAACGATTATCCTGCTCTTGGTACACTATGTGGTTGTCGCTACGCTGGATATCATGGTTGTGTGGTGTGTCGTAAAAAAACGCACAGTATTAGGCTtcatgactcaaacaagaatgttTATGTTGGTTATAGAAGATTTTTACCCTATGAGCATCCGTTCAGAAGGCAGAAGGGGGCATTTGGCGGAAAACAAGAGCGGGAGACTGCTCCAGAACCAATGACCGGGGAAGAAATATATGAGGAG AATGTGGGACAAAGTCTTGTTGGAACGTTGCTGCACAAcgggaatacaaaagatggattaaACGCCAGAAAGGATTTGGTGCGTTTGGGGTTAAAATCGGAGTTACACCCTAAGACAGATGACAAAGGAACGATACTTCCCGCAGCATGTTATACATTAACTACGGAAGAAAAAGACATATTCTTGGAGACACTATCCGAGTTAAGAGTTCCAGAAGG atcaATATCTGCCAAAGAAATCATGGTGGAAGAGCTAGATAAATtgcaagaggatctctgtgtgacGTTATGCTtactagagaa ggaagtgaagTTATGCGGTCCGGTttgctttcgatggatgtatcctttCGAAAGGTGTATGAAGGTTATAAAGGGGCATGTGCGAAACAAGAATCAACCTTGTGGATGCATTGCCGAAGAGAATGTTGCAGAAGAGACGATTGAGATATATTGTGAGTACCATAAAAGCATCAGGACAATTGGTATTCCACTAGATAGGCATAATACATCTCAGGAGGGAGAACCGTTATCAGCTGAAGAGCCGTGTATAGCTACCCCTGAACAGTTGAGACAAGCACATTTCTATGTAATGCAGAACACGCCTGAAATTGAGCCTTACATAGA CCGACACAAGCTATATTTGGAAACTAACTATTCTACTAAAAAGCGAGCATGGCTAGAGAAAGAGCACTCTAACACTTTTGGCGCTTGGTTAAAAAATGAG GTTGAAAAAGAGTTGGCAGACGACAGAGAAAGTATCTCAGAGAACTTAAGATGGATATCACACGGCCCGCTCTACGAGGTAACGAAATACACTGTATATCGCATCAATGGATATCTATTCCGCACAAGATCCCGTGATGGTAGAATTCACCAGAATAGTGGGGTTAGCGTTGCAGCAAATGACATGCACATATCTAGAGATGATGATGTTACATATGGTAAAGCCTCTTATTATGGTGTCTTGCAAGAGATATGGGAGTTAGATTACTGTGAAAGAAAAGTTCATCTGTTCAAGTGCAATTGGGTTGATAATAAACGTGGGGTCAAAAGAGATGCTCTTGGCTACAAGATTGTTGACCTTACTATGTTGGGATACAAAAATGATCCTTTTATTTTAGCCTcacaagctaagcaggtattttatgtcaaAGACCAGTTAGATAAGAAAAAGTCTATTGTTTTTGTGACACCTCCCAAAAATTATAGAGATGACGATGGCAACGATGAGGAATTCAGTACAGTAATCTTTTCTGCGAATGATAATATCTTGCCGTCTGTAGATCCACAAGACTTGGGTAAAGAATCCCGAAATGATTACTTCTGA